The Humulus lupulus chromosome 4, drHumLupu1.1, whole genome shotgun sequence genome has a window encoding:
- the LOC133832581 gene encoding uncharacterized protein LOC133832581, which translates to MNKVQIGALLENKLKKERIYDMMIKLFCGWDYYSSSILEGRILVLWQKSFTKVQVLMEQHQLVHYSVKIIGIQMEFLVTFVYGLNTLDERLEIWRGLSCIHVINKPWLIVGDFNAVFNFDDRVGGRTISAVEILDSNAWLAHSQLVSLKRIGSNFTWSNKQDGGDRVYSKIYHVFINEDWIDALPHSIAEFHWEAFSDHCYCLIKTLKLGSLGTKPFQFFNFWITHRGFKEVVLDSWNKPLVARGLLGVTKKLLRLKHILKAFNIEEIEDVEQGYHQAKGDYQLALTRAQAAPTDFAVQEAEKSAAVRYQHHADRYRSFLIQRSKITWLQKGYDNNAYFHACIKKRREENRIVSFLNERGVIIDDYEAVVHHFLDHFRGYMGSSSSTNGSFNSQCIEFGTCLDIEMQLWLTRDFGKSDVKKALLSISGIKSPGSDGFGSEFYKTRWLDIGDDISAAVLGFFRDGRIPAELNETALSLVPKTETPSRAVDYRSVACCNTLYKCI; encoded by the coding sequence ATGAATAAAGTGCAAATTGGAGCTTTGTTGGAGAATAAATTGAAGAAGGAAAGAATTTATGATATGATGATTAAACTATTTTGTGGCTGGGATTACTACAGCAGTAGTATCTTAGAAGGTCGTATTTTAGTCCTTTGGCAGAAATCGTTTACTAAAGTTCAGGTCCTTATGGAACAACATCAATTGGTTCACTATTCGGTAAAAATTATAGGCATACAGATGGAGTTTTTAGTCACTTTTGTCTATGGTCTCAACACTTTAGATGAGAGATTGGAGATTTGGAGGGGGTTGTCTTGCATTCATGTTATAAACAAGCCTTGGTTGATTGTGGGAGATTTTAATGCTGTTTTTAATTTTGATGATAGAGTGGGAGGAAGGACAATTAGTGCTGTTGAAATACTTGATTCTAATGCCTGGCTTGCCCATTCTCAGCTGGTTTCACTCAAGAGAATTGGTTCAAATTTTACCTGGTCCAATAAGCAAGATGGAGGGGATAGGGTTTATTCAAAAATTTATCATGTGTTCATCAATGAAGATTGGATTGATGCTTTACCTCACTCTATTGCAGAATTTCATTGGGAGGCATTTTCGGATCACTGTTATTGTCTCATAAAAACGCTCAAACTGGGTTCTCTGGGCACTAAGCCATTTCAATTCTTTAACTTCTGGATAACTCACAGGGGGTTTAAGGAGGTGGTTCTAGACAGTTGGAATAAACCATTGGTAGCGAGGGGTCTGCTGGGTGTGACTAAAAAACTTCTTAGATTAAAGCATATTTTGAAAGCCTTTAATATAGAGGAAATTGAAGATGTTGAACAGGGTTATCATCAAGCTAAAGGAGACTATCAGCTGGCTCTCACTAGAGCTCAAGCTGCCCCAACTGATTTTGCTGTGCAGGAGGCTGAAAAATCAGCTGCTGTTCGATATCAACATCATGCTGATAGATACAGAAGCTTTTTAATTCAAAGGAGCAAAATTACATGGTTGCAGAAGGGATAtgataataatgcatactttcatgCTTGcataaaaaaaagaagagaggAGAATCGTATTGTCTCATTTCTGAATGAGAGGGGGGTTATTATTGATGATTATGAGGCTGTGGTTCATCATTTCCTGGACCATTTCAGAGGCTACATGGGCAGCTCTAGCTCAACCAATGGTTCATTTAATTCACAGTGTATAGAGTTCGGTACGTGTCTGGATATTGAGATGCAGCTGTGGTTGACTAGGGACTTTGGGAAATCTGATGTCAAGAAGGCTCTCCTTAGCATTTCGGGAATTAAAAGTCCAGGGTCGGATGGATTTGGTTCTGAATTTTACAAGACAAGGTGGCTGGATATAGGGGATGACATATCAGCAGCTGTTCTTGGATTCTTTCGTGATGGAAGAATCCCTGCAGAGCTCAATGAAACAGCGCTTTCTTTGGTTCCTAAAACTGAAACGCCTAGCCGAGCAGTTGACTACAGGTCCGTAGCTTGCTGCAACACCTTATATAAATGCATCTAA